The following DNA comes from Candidatus Aegiribacteria sp..
TTCCGAGAGGTCTCCAAGTTTACCTTAGAAGAGTTCGGGCAAAGCGAATATTCAAGGAAATTGGAAACACTCGTATAAGATCGATCATATCTGAAGATAAATCGAATTTCGAATGGCCAGGTAAATACACTGCTGCCGTCATGATAACCCATGATGTCGAAACAGCTAAAGGACAGAAGAACATAAGAAAATTGATAAAGATAGAGCGAGATAAGAGGATTACTTCTTGCTGGAATTTCGTAACAGACAGGTACGACGTTGATACAACACTTATTTCGGAACTAAAGACATCCGGTCATGAGATAGGTGTACATGGAGTGTATCATGACGGGAAGCTCTTTTCATCTAGAGCAGTTTTTCAAAAAAGATTACCAGCGATCAGAGATGCTGCAGAAAAATGGGGGGCCACTGGTTTCCGGAGCCCTTCTCTACTCTATAAAACGAATCTTCTGAGAGAACTTCCATTCTCATGGGACTCTTCCATACCAGCATGGGATCCTTTTCAGCCACAACCTGGTGGATGTAGATGTTACTATCCTTTCAAGTTAAGTGATGCATGTGTAGAGCTTCCTGTTACTCTATGGCAAGATTTTACTCTCTTCGAGGAATTATGCGAATCTGGTATCGATATCTGGAAAGCGCAAATTGATGATATCTACAAAATAGGTGGTCTCATTAATGTCATTGTTCATCCTGACTATATGAATGAGCAGCGATTGTCTATGTATGATGAATTGCTGGAGCATCTTCAGTCAAAACAGCAACTCTGGTTTGCGCTTCCATCAGGCATTTCAAGATGGATTCTTGAGAAAAACTGATTTCTACCTGTTCGCGCCTTTTCCTACCCTGATTAATTGACACCTGTAACACGAACGGATATTATGCCAAGGAGTAATAACAGAATCTGGTGACACGCAACGTGGTGCATGTCACTTCGATCCTGTTGTTGTTGAGACAATCTTTCTAATGAGTTCAGTCTGGAGTAATGGGTATGTCGAATGAGAAGACCATAGCGCTGGAGAAGGAACTGGAAAGCCTAAGACTGAAACCTCCCTGTTCAGGGTTTGTGTCTGTGTTGAACAAACTTGCTTATGCCTGTCTTCATTCGGATCCCGGCAGATCGGAAGCGTGCGCTTTGGAAGCATGTAATCTTGCGGAGGAACTGGGATTTCCTGCAGAGCAGGCTAAAAGCAACACTACGCTTGGAAGAATCAATCAGGAGGCGGGGAACTTCCCTGAGGCGATGTCCTATTGCAGGAAAGCCATGAACATATATGAGGAACTCAAAGATGAAATCGGCATGGCATCTGTTCATGGCACACTGGCCGCCACGTACTGGTCCCAGGGTATGATTGACAAAGCCCTTGAGCACTTCCTCGAATCTCTCAGGCTGAAACAGGGAAGTGGCGCAAGTGAAGATGAGCTTGCTATTTGCTATCTCAATGTAGGTGCATGCTACTGCAGCCTGAATCGTCTTGACCTGGCGCAGTCATCCTATGAATACGTTCGCAGGATATGGGAAAGGTCCGGTGACCGCGAGAATCTGTCATACATCTACAACAACATCGGTTCTGTCTACGGAAAAAAGAAAGAACTGGATAAGGCCCGTAAGTACTTCAAGAAAGCCCTTGGGTTTCGGGAGGACCTGGGTGACAAAAAAGGTATGGCAAGCACTCTGAGCAATCTGGGAAGTTTGCATAAAGATCAAGGCGACAACGAATCAGCTCTTGATTTCTTCACCAGGAGCCTTGAACTG
Coding sequences within:
- a CDS encoding tetratricopeptide repeat protein, whose translation is MSNEKTIALEKELESLRLKPPCSGFVSVLNKLAYACLHSDPGRSEACALEACNLAEELGFPAEQAKSNTTLGRINQEAGNFPEAMSYCRKAMNIYEELKDEIGMASVHGTLAATYWSQGMIDKALEHFLESLRLKQGSGASEDELAICYLNVGACYCSLNRLDLAQSSYEYVRRIWERSGDRENLSYIYNNIGSVYGKKKELDKARKYFKKALGFREDLGDKKGMASTLSNLGSLHKDQGDNESALDFFTRSLELYEELGNRRGVAYTCGCIGGVYTRLGRFDEAESIISRGLSITRKLKLKDWEIHCLQNITNLYEAKGDLQQALQYSRELNTCIEEHLNEKSMEKIAGLQVQFETEKKEKEAEIYRLKNVELSSMNNELRNALAHVKKLQGMLPICASCKKIRDDNGYWKQIELYVSDHSDATFTHGICPECMIKLYGKEFAGE